A stretch of Chanodichthys erythropterus isolate Z2021 chromosome 20, ASM2448905v1, whole genome shotgun sequence DNA encodes these proteins:
- the LOC137008873 gene encoding hormonally up-regulated neu tumor-associated kinase-like isoform X2 encodes MEDKWLNEGYAKRPLHTVTNKNRLRPEDLNSAVLNYMTESLGYGLSDIIHTVISNKPSAILACYHLLLKKLNRHQKVVKTMKV; translated from the exons ATGGAGGATAAATGGTTAAATGAGGGTTATGCCAAGAGACCCCTCCATACTGTAACTAATAAAAACAG GCTGCGTCCTGAGGATCTAAATTCAGCTGTGCTAAACTACATGACTGAATCTCTAGGCTACGGTCTTTCTGATATCATCCACACTGTCATCAGTAACAAGCCGTCTGCCATCTTAGCTTGCTACCATCTACTGCTGAAAAAACTCAACAGGCATCAGAAAGTTGTGAAGACCATgaag
- the LOC137008873 gene encoding hormonally up-regulated neu tumor-associated kinase-like isoform X1, with protein MEDKWLNEGYAKRPLHTVTNKNRLRPEDLNSAVLNYMTESLGYGLSDIIHTVISNKPSAILACYHLLLKKLNRHQKVVKTMKGGREP; from the exons ATGGAGGATAAATGGTTAAATGAGGGTTATGCCAAGAGACCCCTCCATACTGTAACTAATAAAAACAG GCTGCGTCCTGAGGATCTAAATTCAGCTGTGCTAAACTACATGACTGAATCTCTAGGCTACGGTCTTTCTGATATCATCCACACTGTCATCAGTAACAAGCCGTCTGCCATCTTAGCTTGCTACCATCTACTGCTGAAAAAACTCAACAGGCATCAGAAAGTTGTGAAGACCATgaag ggcgggcgagagccgtga